A window of the Betaproteobacteria bacterium genome harbors these coding sequences:
- a CDS encoding SPOR domain-containing protein encodes MHRLRRRSWDELGEELLVPKKKPGVIPSSRPIQSAYLQSLLPRRRIMAEPPTLSNEESVKKRAFAGLAIALFLIVAAIGGLVFIERRSADAPRPVAPVSPPLETPANTADTVPPPAPEVSRVPDSQAAPPAPASPPLAPATPAETTPPAAPVAAVPAKPAEHVPPPTQHDPPAAAAIPPTPKTTSAILKLEDAPIAPGKGYTVQMGVFNTYANADSLLAKLKERGVPAYTETRVVVGPFRTKQEAKKAAATLKDLGETAIVSPPKRSRSKK; translated from the coding sequence ATGCACCGTCTTCGGCGGCGGTCATGGGACGAACTAGGAGAGGAACTCCTCGTGCCCAAGAAGAAACCAGGCGTGATCCCTTCATCGCGCCCCATCCAGAGCGCTTATCTGCAATCTCTCCTCCCCCGTAGAAGAATCATGGCGGAACCCCCAACTTTATCGAACGAAGAAAGCGTCAAGAAACGGGCTTTTGCGGGGCTTGCGATCGCGCTATTCCTCATCGTCGCCGCCATCGGCGGATTGGTGTTCATCGAACGGCGGTCCGCCGATGCACCCAGACCGGTCGCGCCCGTATCTCCCCCATTGGAAACTCCGGCAAATACGGCGGATACCGTGCCGCCTCCCGCGCCTGAAGTGAGTCGTGTCCCCGATTCGCAGGCCGCGCCCCCAGCACCCGCGAGCCCGCCTCTGGCACCGGCCACCCCCGCGGAGACCACCCCGCCGGCGGCCCCCGTGGCTGCCGTGCCCGCCAAACCGGCGGAACACGTCCCGCCTCCCACGCAGCATGATCCACCCGCAGCCGCGGCAATCCCGCCAACTCCGAAAACCACCTCGGCCATATTGAAACTAGAGGACGCCCCAATCGCGCCGGGTAAGGGATACACCGTGCAGATGGGAGTCTTCAACACCTACGCCAACGCCGATTCCCTGCTGGCAAAACTCAAGGAACGCGGCGTCCCCGCCTACACCGAAACGCGCGTGGTCGTGGGGCCTTTTCGCACCAAGCAGGAGGCGAAGAAAGCAGCCGCCACCCTCAAGGACTTGGGTGAAACCGCCATCGTTAGCCCTCCGAAGCGATCTCGCTCGAAGAAGTAA
- a CDS encoding nucleoside-diphosphate kinase, with product MATERTLSIIKPDAVAKNVIGQIYSRFEARGLKVVAARMMMLSTQQAEGFYAVHRERPFFKDLVKFMTSDPVMIQVLEGEGAIQKNRDLMGATDPKKAAAGTIRADFADSIDANAVHGSDGPQTAASEIAYFFSSLDLHSR from the coding sequence ATGGCAACTGAAAGAACCCTATCCATCATCAAACCTGATGCTGTCGCCAAGAACGTCATCGGGCAAATTTATTCGCGCTTCGAAGCGCGCGGACTCAAGGTCGTGGCGGCCAGGATGATGATGCTCTCAACGCAGCAAGCGGAAGGATTTTATGCGGTCCATCGCGAGCGCCCCTTCTTCAAGGATCTGGTCAAGTTCATGACCTCGGATCCCGTCATGATCCAAGTCCTGGAAGGCGAAGGAGCGATTCAAAAGAACCGCGATCTCATGGGCGCCACCGATCCCAAGAAAGCCGCGGCGGGTACCATCCGCGCGGATTTCGCCGATAGCATCGACGCCAACGCCGTGCATGGCTCCGATGGCCCGCAGACGGCGGCGAGCGAGATCGCTTACTTCTTTTCGTCCCTCGACTTGCATTCGCGCTAA
- the rlmN gene encoding 23S rRNA (adenine(2503)-C(2))-methyltransferase RlmN, with translation MENLLGYDLSGLASYLEARGEKAFRARQLFRWIHQRGKSRFEDMTDFAKSLREKLAADSVVGLPIERSSSVAADGTAKWLLDVGGGNAVETVFIPETRRGTLCVSTQAGCALACTFCSTGRQGFNRNLSVAEILGQVWWARHVLAQRFQTLPHERIISNVVFMGMGEPLTNFDHLITALHVLLDDFGYGLSRRRVTVSTSGIVPNIDRLREQCPVALAVSLHAPNDELRDEIVPINKKYPLASLMEACRRYVGAAAATGDSGEPGEEFASEDMGWRKWTRAGSPRDFITFEYVMLDGVNDTAAHAQQLAALTQDVPCKFNLIPFNPFPGSGYQRSTDQAIERFQGILLNAGYITTVRKTRGSDIDGACGQLAGEVQDRTRRKDKMALGMSA, from the coding sequence ATGGAAAACCTTCTCGGCTACGATCTATCCGGCTTGGCCAGTTATCTGGAGGCGCGCGGCGAGAAAGCGTTTCGGGCGCGCCAACTGTTTCGCTGGATTCACCAGCGCGGCAAGTCGCGCTTCGAGGATATGACGGATTTCGCCAAATCCTTGCGAGAAAAGCTCGCGGCGGATTCCGTGGTAGGGCTGCCCATCGAGCGTAGCTCGTCGGTGGCGGCGGACGGCACGGCGAAGTGGTTGCTCGATGTGGGCGGTGGTAACGCGGTGGAGACGGTCTTTATCCCCGAAACCCGCCGCGGGACTCTGTGCGTATCGACACAGGCGGGCTGTGCCCTGGCGTGTACCTTCTGCTCGACGGGGCGCCAGGGTTTCAACCGAAACTTGAGCGTTGCCGAGATTCTGGGCCAGGTGTGGTGGGCGCGGCACGTCTTGGCGCAGCGCTTTCAAACGCTGCCCCACGAACGCATCATCAGCAATGTTGTCTTCATGGGCATGGGCGAACCCTTGACCAATTTCGATCATCTCATCACCGCGCTTCACGTGCTGTTGGACGATTTCGGTTATGGGCTCTCGCGCCGGCGGGTCACCGTGAGTACCTCGGGAATCGTGCCCAATATCGACCGCCTGCGAGAGCAATGTCCTGTTGCCTTGGCGGTCTCCCTGCATGCGCCCAACGACGAACTACGCGACGAGATCGTGCCAATCAACAAGAAGTATCCCCTGGCCTCGTTGATGGAAGCGTGCCGCCGCTACGTGGGGGCCGCCGCCGCGACCGGCGATTCCGGTGAACCGGGCGAGGAATTCGCCAGCGAAGACATGGGTTGGAGAAAGTGGACGCGAGCCGGTTCGCCCAGGGATTTCATCACTTTCGAGTACGTGATGCTGGACGGGGTCAACGATACCGCAGCTCACGCCCAGCAACTTGCCGCGCTCACGCAAGACGTGCCGTGCAAGTTCAATTTGATTCCCTTCAATCCCTTTCCCGGTTCGGGCTACCAACGCTCAACGGACCAGGCCATCGAGCGTTTTCAGGGGATATTGCTCAATGCGGGCTACATTACGACGGTGCGTAAGACGCGAGGCAGCGACATCGATGGCGCCTGCGGGCAATTAGCGGGAGAAGTCCAGGACAGGACCCGGAGAAAGGATAAGATGGCATTGGGGATGAGCGCTTGA
- the pilW gene encoding type IV pilus biogenesis/stability protein PilW, whose translation MGDERLNIFRAWVLAAVLCGCTNNPSTSPSKREAASQDLTNRAHAHMELGMGYYESGKHQFAIEELNEALKARPDYVPAHSGLALVYMELREDKKAEAAFKKALRYEPGNSSARNNYGQFLCSRGRTEEGLRQLLEAVKNPLYQAPDTAYQNAGVCARRIGDNTRAEEYFRQAVMRNPRHAQALLNLSDLNYLKKNYPTGKNLCRPIASGFAVPRTGSALARDSDRTQTRQWRRRDTACESIAAALSGCA comes from the coding sequence ATTGGGGATGAGCGCTTGAATATATTCCGCGCATGGGTGCTAGCCGCCGTGCTATGCGGGTGCACGAACAATCCATCCACCTCGCCCAGTAAACGGGAGGCGGCCAGCCAAGACTTGACCAATCGCGCCCATGCTCACATGGAACTCGGCATGGGCTACTACGAGAGTGGCAAGCATCAGTTCGCCATCGAGGAGCTCAATGAAGCGCTCAAGGCGCGCCCCGATTATGTGCCCGCCCACAGCGGACTAGCCTTGGTGTACATGGAATTGAGGGAAGACAAGAAAGCCGAGGCCGCTTTCAAGAAAGCACTGCGATACGAGCCGGGCAATTCTTCGGCGCGCAACAACTACGGGCAGTTCTTGTGCTCGCGCGGGCGCACGGAGGAAGGGTTGCGCCAATTGCTGGAGGCGGTTAAAAACCCGCTCTACCAGGCCCCTGATACCGCGTACCAGAATGCTGGGGTGTGCGCGCGGCGGATTGGGGACAATACGCGGGCTGAAGAATATTTTCGCCAAGCCGTTATGCGAAACCCAAGGCACGCGCAAGCGCTGCTCAATCTTTCCGATCTGAATTACCTCAAGAAGAATTACCCCACAGGCAAAAATCTATGCCGACCGATTGCTTCAGGATTCGCAGTCCCCAGGACCGGATCTGCTCTGGCTCGCGACTCGGATCGCACGCAAACTAGGCAATGGAGACGGCGTGATACAGCATGCGAATCAATTGCGGCGGCGCTTTCCGGATGCGCCTGA